Proteins encoded in a region of the Petrotoga olearia DSM 13574 genome:
- a CDS encoding deoxyribonuclease IV: MIKIGAHMKISKGFNKVPSDTTNIGGNTFQIFTGSPRIWKVNPPKENDAEAFKTAMNEFNINFEDVLVHSSYLINLASPKDEIREKSIKAMIEEIKATDELGILHYNFHPGSHLGEGEEFGINKILEGLDIVFKEIQNTKVTILLENVAQKGSNIGYTMEQLGKIINKSQWKERLGITYDTCHGFDSNYDIRKKEEVQRLLDEIDKYIGLNKLKMIHLNDSKFDLGAAKDRHEFIGKGYIGREGFKTFFSFDEISKLPLILETPGDDPEHSQDIKIVKEIFKELGKL; encoded by the coding sequence TTCCAAATCTTCACAGGTTCACCACGAATTTGGAAAGTAAATCCACCAAAAGAAAACGATGCAGAAGCCTTCAAAACCGCAATGAACGAATTCAACATAAATTTTGAAGATGTCTTAGTTCATTCAAGCTATTTAATAAACCTAGCCTCTCCAAAAGATGAAATCAGAGAAAAATCAATAAAAGCTATGATAGAAGAAATAAAAGCCACAGACGAATTAGGAATACTTCACTACAACTTCCATCCAGGAAGCCATTTAGGTGAAGGGGAAGAATTCGGCATAAACAAAATATTAGAAGGGTTAGATATCGTCTTCAAAGAAATTCAGAATACAAAAGTAACTATCTTGCTGGAAAACGTTGCACAAAAAGGTTCAAACATAGGATACACCATGGAACAATTAGGAAAAATAATAAACAAATCCCAATGGAAAGAAAGATTAGGCATAACTTATGATACCTGCCATGGATTTGATTCAAACTACGACATAAGAAAAAAAGAAGAGGTGCAAAGACTACTAGACGAAATTGACAAATACATCGGCTTAAACAAACTAAAAATGATTCATCTAAACGATTCAAAATTTGACTTGGGCGCAGCTAAAGACAGACACGAATTTATAGGCAAAGGATACATAGGAAGGGAAGGATTTAAAACCTTCTTCTCTTTCGATGAAATATCTAAGCTACCTCTGATACTTGAAACCCCTGGAGATGATCCAGAGCATAGTCAAGATATTAAAATAGTAAAAGAGATCTTCAAAGAACTAGGAAAACTTTAA